GCCCGGAGCAGTACCCAAGCGGACTCAGGTTCCAGTGAGGATGAGGCTGTCAGTGAGGCCCGTAGCACCACCAGTGAATGCCCCAGCCTTCTTAGCACCACAGCAGAGGACAGCCTCGGTGAGAGTGGGCGGGAGTTTGGCAGGGACTTTGTGGGGATTCCCTGGGGTATGGCAAGACGCAGGGCTGACCAGCTGGCCTTGCAGGGGGGGATGCCGTGGATGAGCAGGGCCAGCAGGAGGACCTTGAGGAGAAGTTGAAGGAGTATGTGGACTGCCTCACAGACAAGAGGTACCCCTGACTGCCAGCCAGCCCTTCACCCTTGTCCCTGCTCAGCTTGTGCCAAGTGTGACCCGGTAGGGCTGGCCCACAGCATCCCCTTTTTTCATCCCCCAGTGCCAAGACCCGGCAGGGTGCTCTTGAGAGCCTTCGCCTGGCCCTGGCATCCCGCTTACTCCCCGACTTCTTGCTGGAGCGCCGCCTCACGCTGGCCGATGCCTTGGAAAAGTGCCTCAAGAAAGGTTGGGCCCTGGGGGCTCATGGGAGACTGGAACTGGCTGGGTCCTGACTCTTGCTGCCTGGGCTCACTGGAAAGCATTCCTGCAGGGAAGGGCGAGGAACAGGCACTGGCCGCTGCCGTGCTAGGCCTGCTCTGTGTGCAGCTGGGCCCGGGTCCCAAGGGCGAGGAGCTCTTTCACAGCCTGCAGCCCCTcctggtctctgtgctcagtgatgGCACAGCTAGCCCTGCCGCCCGGCTCCATGTGAGTGTTTCCTGCCCTGTGACACCCTTCGCTCCCCTAATCCCCAAGCAGAGAGGTGGATTCCACCTGCCTTGAGGCTCCCTTACTTTAAGGGTAAGCCCTGTGGCCGGGAACCCAGGCTCACTCTCTGACCATGGCATGGCTTTGCCCCCCTTCCAACAGTGCGCTTCTGCTCTTGGCTTGGGGTGCTATGTGGCTGCTGCCGATGTCCAGGTAAGTAAGTGGCCTTTGGGCACAGGTAAGAGAGCACCTaggccccagctctgcccctgagCCATTCCCACTGGCTCCCTGTGTCCTTAGGACCTGGTGTCTTGCCTCAACTGCTTGGAAGGTGTTTTCAGCCGGTCGTGTGGTACGGGTGGCTCCACAGCCCCTGTGGTCCCCACCAGCCTGCACGGCCTGCTCTGTGCTGCCCTGCAAGCCTGGGCATTGCTCCTCACCGTCTGCCCCAGCACCCACATCAGCCACATCCTGGACAGGTAAGAGCGACTGCTCTCTGCGAGTGGGAGGGGAAAGGTGAAGAGGCCCCTAACCCAGACATAGCTcagcctgccccttccccaggcaGCTGCCCCGGCTGCCCCAGCTCTTGTCCAGCGAAAGCGTGAACCTGCGAATCGCTGCCGGCGAGACCATCGCACTGCTCTTTGAGCTTGCCCGGGACCTTGAGGTGTGAGGGGGTcggggggaagggaagggagggggcctTCCGACACCACCTGTCCAACCTAGGCTGGACGCAGGGGACACCACAGAAGATAGGGCAGCCTCAGATCCTTACGGAGGGGAGGTAGCCCTAATACAGGCTCAGAGGCCGGGTGCCATGGTAGGGGCTCTGAGCAGAGGTATCTGGCTCAGGCAGGGGCCAAGAAGGGATTCCTGGGGGCCAGGTGGAAGAGGTAACCATTTCTGTGTAAGAAAGGATTTGGGCAAACCCATGTTGAGAGCCTGCAGAGCCTGGGCCTCTGCTCACACACCCTCTGTTGCTCCCACTGcaggaggattttatttatgaggaCATGGAGGCCCTCTGTGGCACCCTGCGGACCCTGGCCACCGACAGCAACAAATACCGTGCCAAGGCCGACCGCCGGCGACAACGCTCTACCTTCCGCGCCGTGCTGCACTTCGTTGAGGTACGTGTGAGAGCCTGTGTCCTGGTGAGAGTGCTCCCTGGGCACAGCTGCCAAGCCCTGTCCTGTGGGTCCCTCCACACTGCAGGGTGGTGAGTGTGAGGAAGAGTCGGTACGCTTTGGTCTCGAGGTGCTCTATGTAGACAGCTGGGCTCGGCGCCGCATCTACGCCGCCTTCAAGGACGTGCTGGGATCAGGCTTGCACCACCACCTCCAGGTGGGAAggcaggcggggggtgggggggtacccGGCTTGGCTATTTGGGACCAGTCTCAGCTCACTGCCCATTTCATCCTCAGAACAATGAGCTACTCCGTGACATCTTTGGCCTGGGCCCTGTGCTGGTGCTGGATGCCACTGCCCTGAAGGCCTGCAAGATCTCACGTTTTGAGAAGGTTTGCGCCCTTGGGCCCCTTACTCTTCCCTCCGCTCCTGTGGCCAAAAGGCCTAGAGCTGTGCAGGGGCTAGAGGAGAAGCCCTGGGCCTCCCCTTGCCTGGCTCACCAGGTCCTCACTCTCTGTCCCCACTCCAGCACTTATACAACGCGGCTGCCTTCAAAGCCCGAACCAAGGCGCGCAGCCGTGTGCGGGACAAGCGGGCAGACATCCTCTGAGGTGGGGCCCACTGAAGAGGAGACGGTCCACACCTGTGCCTGTGTTTTTAACAGAAGACACTGCAACAACTGGTCCCTGCCAGGAATTGtcgctttatttttttaatgacaaaaccaaaaacagacaTGGGGATGGGTAGCTGGAGGCCAGGGCACTCGGGATCCTGGCCCCTTGCCCCTGCACACGACGCTGTGGCCTTTTCCTGCTCTGTCTCAGGCCAGACCAAATGTGTGCTTGTCCCAGAGCCGTGGGGCAGACAGCAGGAGGGCTGTCCCTTTCTGTCCTTTCTCAGGCCCTGCTCCCATGGGATGACCCACTTTCTTGAAGGGAATGGCATCTGGACAGATGGCGCCAAAACAGGTGGGGAGGTGAGGCTACATGGAATGGATCTATATGCTGATTTGTAAAGATTATTAGAGATGATTAAACTGATTGCTCAGCCTTCTGCAGCCCTTAGCTCTGGGTGTTTCTGCCTGCCCTCTCATCCACCACCCCTGTCTCCATCTCAGCTGTGCCCTCCCAGACCGTCTCCTCAGGTGGCCCTCTTTCCCATACTCAGCTCTGCCTGCTTGAGTGCTGAGGCCCGACCCCTGCTGGGAGGCATGGCAGGGTTTGAGCAATTGAGCAGGGGGGGCAGCTATTTCTAGACTCTGAACCTGCTATCTGGGGGAAGCCAGAGGCTGCTGACAGGCCACAGAAGGAGCCAGGAGGCTGGTGTCGTTTCCTCTGACCTTGGGCCACCCAAAGCAGGTCCTTGGCCCCAGAAAACTTGGCTAGGCCTAGCCCGAAGACAGGAGAGGCAGGTAGCTGTGGGGTCAGGTTAGACTCATGTACAAAAACCTCACCAAGGAAGTAGTGTGGAGCAGTGGGTCAGGAGAAACCTGCCAGTGGCCACTTTattcctccccacacacacaccctcccaaCCCCCAGGTCCAAGTGGTATCTCAGCTGGGTGCTTGGGCCTCAGTGGAGTTGAGCCTCCGCAGCTGGCTGAGGCTGGCGAGCCGGAGTTTGAGTATCGTCTCCTCCTGAGTGCGAAGTGTATGTGCCAGCATGCGGAGAGATTCACTCTGCAGCACTGGGTGGGCGGGCGAGAATGGAGGTGATGAGACCACGTGCCACCCtacacctccctgcccccccccttcACTGCCTCAGCCTCTGTAGCTGCTCCCTCCAGGTGTGCAGAAGGGCCCTCCGGTCCCAGATCCTGGCCCTCTGTTCCCACTTGCCCCTTGCACCATCCGCCTTACCGCTCAGATAGACAGCCAGGATGGCGAGCGCCAGGCAGGTGAGCACCAGCAATGCCAGCAGCAACAGGAAGCCTCCCCGGCCTTGCACAGGACTGCAGCCAGCCTGGGCACACAGCGATGGTGGCAAGATGCCCAGTAGCTCGTCCCACGGCTGCACCTGCTCGGCCAGATAGGGGTGCAGCGAACCTATGGGGCGTCAGGAGGGTAGGGGTGGTACTTGccttctgccccctcccagcATGTCAGTCCCACTGTCCTGACCCCCCTCACCTCCGCTGTGTAGGTCGCTGATGGATTCCACCTGGTGCAGGCGCACCTCCTCTATGTGGTTGGGGGCCGGTGGTGCCTTGCTCCTCGGACTCTGCGTCAGTGCCATGGTGTCTGCTGGGACAATGCAGAGCTGAGCAGCCAGCAGGTCACCCCCCTCCCTTGTAGGTGGcttccagcagcagcaggggcTCAGAGAAGATGGCAAAGGACGAAAAGTCACTGGCTCCTAAGGCCCTAAAACCATCTCGGGGGATGATCCTTGATTTGGAGCCAGGATGACCTCAGGATCCCACAGACTTGTTAACACCCACAGTAGCAAGAGGTGCATTTGACTTGGTCACTTTGGTTTTTCCAAGCACCGGAAGGACTTTCAGGCTTTCCTCTGCCTGCTCGTTCGTTCCTAGAGAAGAGTTTATCAGTCGTGGAAGACCAAACCCACAGTGCGTGAAATTCATCCCTGCCTCTTCCTGTCAGTTTCCCCTGCAGACCCTGGACCCTGTGAGTTAGCCATCAGGCCAGACCCAGTGCCAGCACCTTCACACCCCCAGGGCAGAAGCAGTCTTATCCTCACTAGGTGGTGCTTGTCCCTTGTGGCCTTTGCTCTGCTTTAAGGACTCAGCTGTGATTTGCGATTTGGCTGTACTTCTGTGAACCCTGCTGTTTTCATTCAACATCATAATAGGACACCTGCCTTTGTTATCAAGCTGTTCCACAGGCTTCTGAGGCCTCCCTTTGAGGCTGcctgggcatttaggttgtttataGTTCCCTTCAAAAGTTAATAACCCCTAGGAGAGGACATGCATCACTGAGTATGAAGGTTTTCCCAATTTCCTAATCCTTAATAAGGACAGACTCCCTAGAAGCAAAATTACTGGTTTAAAGAGTAGggactttctctcttttttttttttctttttttttcttttttttatctattcatgagagagaggcagagacacaggcagactccatcccgggtctcccggaccatgccctgggctgtaggtggtgctaaaccgctgagccacccaggctgccctggacttTCTCTTAAGCCATCATCAGACTGTCCTTCAGAATGACTGTCCACAGCCCCCAAATGTGTACATCGCCACCATTAGGccttttcatcattaaaaaaaaaaaaacaaaaaacaattacatGTGTACAAGTTTGCCAAACTGGGGATGAGAAAGACCTTTCTTGACCTATTCGATTGGGTTTCTTTCCTTGGAGTGCCCTCTTCCATTCCCAGTTTCTGCCCACTTAATCTCTGGGGTCTCTACTTTcttgtgattttacttatttttagaccCATCAAAAGTATTTTGTgagggcagccccgtggctcagcagtttagcgctgccttcagtccagggcgtggtcctggagacctgggatcgagtccctcatcgggctccctgcatggagcctccttctccctctgcctgtgtctctgtgtgtgtgtgtgtgtgtgtgtgtgtgtgtctcatgaataaatagaatcttttaaaaagtattttgtgatatctaaaaattatatatttttaatattctttttttaaagattttatttatttattcatgagagacatagacaggcagagggagaagcaggctccatgcagggagcccaatgtgggattccatcccgggaccccaggagccaaaggcagacgcccaaccgctgagccacccaagcatccctaaaaattatattttcttttaactttttcttttttttcaatcttgGCCTCTTGAACCTCCAGATACCCAGCTGGATGCTAGGTAATAAAGTAGGGAGCATTGAGATAACGCCTCCTGAAAGGGGCAAGGGTGATTGGACTCTGAGTCTATCACTTTCAGAACAGTAACTTGGCCTTTGTGATTTGCTTGAAACTGGCCCTTGACGTGCTCCAAAGCAAACCGAGGGATGCTGCCAATCATGTTTGGGTGGTGGGCTGGGGGTCATATTAAATTCTTCTCTGTACTTGGTTCTGCTTACCCTATACTCTCTAAATTGAACTCAGATTCTGTTCATTCCCAGGAAGAACATggtaaatgtttttttgttgttgttgtttttgtaaaTGCTGTTAGAACCCCAAAAGGAAGCAAACATTCCCCATCACTCCTGGGTGCTGGGCCCCTCCCATTCAGTTGAAATGTTGAAAATGTAATAAAGGAGTTGACCAGCTGGACCGACCTGGAGCAGTGGAGAATCTGGCTGTCCCTGTTCTGGCCCTTCTGAACCTCTGTACTCCTTGCATGCAGTGGAGCAGTTAGGCTAGTGGCACCAAAGTCTTAATTAGCTGTCAGTCTGGCGAAGCTGAGGGATTCCAAGTAGCTAATGGTTGGGTCCATTTAGACCCAAGTTGGAGGAGGCCAGAGATCTATCCATTCGCAGTCTCTGGGCCACATGCCCAAATGCTTCCTGGAACCACTGCCCGCCCTGGATCCCAGCTTCCTCCCTGAATGAAGAGCTGAACTAGCTAGGCGTCTGCCCTGCGCACGCCCACTTGAGCATAGCCTGTAGTTAACTACCCCCAAACTgggaagccccccaccccactccgcCAGCCAAACCTTCCCTGTCCTTAGCAGAGGAGACAACCAGGGCCTGAGGCTAGGTGGGGATCTAGACGTAAGCTGTTTCTCCATGCACACGGGGCAAGTCCCTTTACTCAAGCTGGGACATGGTGACTGGGGACTAGTCAAGGAAGTAAGGTCAGTGGGATGGGGCAGGGTTGCTCCGTGGTTCTTCGTGGTTCCCAGGGTCATAGGCCTGCAGCTTTGCCCTCCCCCATAATCCTTTCCTACCTTCTGTCTCCTCAGGCATGGTGGGCGGTGGGCAGTTGAGGGGCTGATAATAGCACCCAGGAGCAGGACAGGATGGAGGCAGCAGTGGCTCCCAGAGCCTGGGGAAGGCTAGCCACCTCCCAGCCTGGGCCTAAAATAGGCCTGAGCTCAGCCCACTGGGCTATATTTAGAGGGGGCAGCTCTCAACCATGGGAGGGGTAGAGTGACCCATATGGGCCAGCCTAGCTAGCTGGTGATGGAGCCCAAACAAGAGCCCATCTAATGCACGTGTCCAGGGTCTTTCCTGGGGAATCCTGCCTCCCCTACATATGCACAGGCCTTGGTGTCTTTATCCAGACAAGCTACCTCATGTTTACCTCCAGCGATGCCCTGCATGGCAGCCAAGATCTGTAAGGAAGCCCTGCGCCTCTCCACCCCTAAAGACCCCTACTCAAAGCTGGGTCATCAAGCACTGTGTGACCCCAGGGATTGGGGTGATGAATAACGAGCCCAGGGCCATGAGGGCTCTGAGACCCCCAAAGAGGgcagacacacatatacatgta
This window of the Canis lupus dingo isolate Sandy chromosome 20, ASM325472v2, whole genome shotgun sequence genome carries:
- the LSMEM2 gene encoding leucine-rich single-pass membrane protein 2 isoform X2, which produces MALTQSPRSKAPPAPNHIEEVRLHQVESISDLHSGGSLHPYLAEQVQPWDELLGILPPSLCAQAGCSPVQGRGGFLLLLALLVLTCLALAILAVYLSVLQSESLRMLAHTLRTQEETILKLRLASLSQLRRLNSTEAQAPS
- the IFRD2 gene encoding interferon-related developmental regulator 2 isoform X1, which encodes MPRARKGSAPRKGGQRRGAGARSSTQADSGSSEDEAVSEARSTTSECPSLLSTTAEDSLGGDAVDEQGQQEDLEEKLKEYVDCLTDKSAKTRQGALESLRLALASRLLPDFLLERRLTLADALEKCLKKGKGEEQALAAAVLGLLCVQLGPGPKGEELFHSLQPLLVSVLSDGTASPAARLHCASALGLGCYVAAADVQDLVSCLNCLEGVFSRSCGTGGSTAPVVPTSLHGLLCAALQAWALLLTVCPSTHISHILDRQLPRLPQLLSSESVNLRIAAGETIALLFELARDLEEDFIYEDMEALCGTLRTLATDSNKYRAKADRRRQRSTFRAVLHFVEGGECEEESVRFGLEVLYVDSWARRRIYAAFKDVLGSGLHHHLQNNELLRDIFGLGPVLVLDATALKACKISRFEKHLYNAAAFKARTKARSRVRDKRADIL
- the LSMEM2 gene encoding leucine-rich single-pass membrane protein 2 isoform X1 → MPEETEDTMALTQSPRSKAPPAPNHIEEVRLHQVESISDLHSGGSLHPYLAEQVQPWDELLGILPPSLCAQAGCSPVQGRGGFLLLLALLVLTCLALAILAVYLSVLQSESLRMLAHTLRTQEETILKLRLASLSQLRRLNSTEAQAPS
- the IFRD2 gene encoding interferon-related developmental regulator 2 isoform X2, producing the protein MERSQETRPGTGARSSTQADSGSSEDEAVSEARSTTSECPSLLSTTAEDSLGGDAVDEQGQQEDLEEKLKEYVDCLTDKSAKTRQGALESLRLALASRLLPDFLLERRLTLADALEKCLKKGKGEEQALAAAVLGLLCVQLGPGPKGEELFHSLQPLLVSVLSDGTASPAARLHCASALGLGCYVAAADVQDLVSCLNCLEGVFSRSCGTGGSTAPVVPTSLHGLLCAALQAWALLLTVCPSTHISHILDRQLPRLPQLLSSESVNLRIAAGETIALLFELARDLEEDFIYEDMEALCGTLRTLATDSNKYRAKADRRRQRSTFRAVLHFVEGGECEEESVRFGLEVLYVDSWARRRIYAAFKDVLGSGLHHHLQNNELLRDIFGLGPVLVLDATALKACKISRFEKHLYNAAAFKARTKARSRVRDKRADIL